One Candidatus Rokuibacteriota bacterium genomic window carries:
- a CDS encoding glucose 1-dehydrogenase has protein sequence MDIRLDDRVALVTGASSGIGQAAALALAEAGADLVIQGHTHMAELEALADRIIRLGRRAVPVRADVTSPEDVDRLVRAAVDELGGVDIAFNNAGLMQMAPLEETSDEMWNRHLATNVTGAFLCARRVVPEMKKRGKGKLIHTGSIFGAYGVPSAVAYCVTKMAIHGLTRALAIELAPHRINVNAVAPGNVVTPLNDVLYDYMAQQAGAPGDREAGKRLLAKSYPLGRLGQVNDTATAVVYLASDAADFVTGQIMFVDGGYSVW, from the coding sequence ATGGACATTCGACTCGACGATCGCGTGGCGCTGGTCACGGGGGCCTCGTCCGGCATCGGCCAGGCCGCCGCCCTGGCGCTGGCCGAGGCCGGCGCCGACCTGGTCATCCAGGGGCATACCCACATGGCCGAGCTCGAGGCGCTGGCCGACCGGATCATCCGGCTCGGACGCCGGGCCGTTCCGGTGCGCGCCGATGTGACCAGCCCCGAGGACGTGGACAGGCTGGTCCGGGCCGCGGTGGATGAGCTCGGCGGGGTGGACATCGCCTTCAACAATGCCGGGCTCATGCAGATGGCCCCGCTGGAGGAGACCAGCGACGAGATGTGGAACCGGCATCTGGCCACCAACGTGACGGGCGCCTTTCTCTGCGCCCGCCGGGTGGTGCCCGAGATGAAGAAGCGCGGTAAGGGCAAGCTCATCCACACGGGCTCGATCTTCGGGGCCTACGGCGTCCCCAGCGCCGTCGCCTACTGCGTCACCAAGATGGCCATTCACGGGCTCACGCGGGCGCTGGCCATCGAGCTGGCGCCCCACCGCATCAACGTCAATGCCGTGGCCCCGGGCAACGTCGTCACGCCGCTGAACGACGTCCTCTACGACTACATGGCCCAGCAGGCCGGCGCGCCGGGGGACCGCGAGGCGGGGAAGCGGCTGCTGGCCAAGTCCTACCCCCTGGGCCGGCTCGGGCAGGTGAACGACACGGCCACGGCCGTGGTCTACCTCGCCTCCGACGCCGCGGACTTCGTGACCGGCCAGATCATGTTCGTGGACGGCGGGTACTCGGTGTGGTGA
- a CDS encoding Gfo/Idh/MocA family oxidoreductase: MKLLLVGLGRWGEKHLRVLQELGVELWVADLSPERRAFAVRAGVDPARAVEDIRRALPHVEAVDLVTPADSHVALARACLEAGRHCFVEKPLTLTVAEGRELARVVRATGRVLQVGHIFRFHPVTAVLQAELAGGAVGPVRYATGRFAGFKRPRTDVGVTQTDAIHYFDLFAHLLGRRPTAVTATLSDHLGRGLDDCSFATVEYAGVPAFVEAGYFAPGTFRDCVIVGARATLSADFGSSEVTVHENRHIQGPGGWQAPEGPRRAVKAAGPEPLRRELELFLDAVARGGPPAVDVEAGLAALETVEAARLSSRLGRRVALAELG, encoded by the coding sequence ATGAAGCTGCTCCTGGTCGGGCTGGGGCGCTGGGGCGAGAAGCACCTGCGCGTGCTCCAGGAGTTGGGCGTCGAGCTGTGGGTGGCGGACCTGTCCCCGGAGCGGCGGGCCTTCGCCGTCAGGGCCGGCGTGGACCCCGCGCGGGCGGTGGAGGACATCAGACGGGCGCTGCCCCACGTGGAGGCCGTGGACCTGGTCACGCCCGCCGACAGCCACGTCGCGTTGGCCCGGGCGTGTCTCGAGGCCGGGCGCCACTGCTTCGTCGAGAAGCCACTCACCCTGACCGTCGCCGAGGGGCGGGAGCTGGCGCGGGTCGTGCGCGCCACGGGGCGCGTCCTCCAGGTGGGACACATCTTCCGCTTCCACCCTGTCACCGCGGTGTTGCAGGCGGAACTCGCCGGCGGCGCCGTCGGTCCCGTGCGCTACGCGACCGGGCGCTTCGCCGGCTTCAAGCGGCCGCGCACGGATGTCGGCGTCACGCAGACCGATGCCATCCACTACTTCGACCTCTTCGCCCATCTGCTGGGGCGGCGGCCCACCGCGGTGACGGCCACGCTCTCCGACCACCTCGGGCGGGGGCTGGACGACTGCTCCTTCGCCACGGTCGAGTACGCCGGCGTCCCGGCGTTCGTCGAGGCGGGCTACTTCGCCCCAGGGACATTTCGCGACTGCGTCATCGTCGGCGCGCGGGCAACGCTCAGCGCGGATTTCGGCTCGTCGGAGGTCACCGTCCACGAGAACCGCCACATCCAGGGCCCCGGCGGCTGGCAGGCGCCCGAGGGCCCGCGCCGGGCCGTCAAGGCCGCAGGGCCCGAGCCGCTGCGCCGCGAGCTCGAGCTCTTCCTGGACGCCGTGGCGCGCGGCGGGCCGCCGGCGGTGGACGTCGAGGCCGGGCTTGCGGCGCTCGAGACAGTGGAAGCGGCCCGCCTTTCCTCACGCCTTGGCCGCCGCGTGGCGCTCGCCGAGCTCGGCTAG
- a CDS encoding 5-oxoprolinase subunit PxpA, whose product MRRQVNLNCDMGESYGRWTLGHDGPLMELVPTINIACGFHAGDPHVMRRTVELAAGAGVEIGAHVALPDVLGFGRRRMAITADELRDCVLYQVGALRAFVEAAGLRLGHVKPHGALFAMCGESEEYALALLGAMRALDPALVAILGGPAVAAAVAATGMRAVPEGYVDLAYQPNGFPVLERAKQSWDPAEVADRAVRITRERRLPAVDGSVLSVEVPTICVHGDAPNALEVARAVRARLAAEGIEVVPLTRMLTEET is encoded by the coding sequence ATGCGGAGGCAAGTCAACCTCAACTGCGACATGGGCGAAAGCTACGGGCGCTGGACACTGGGTCACGACGGCCCCCTGATGGAACTCGTCCCGACCATCAACATCGCCTGCGGTTTTCATGCTGGCGACCCCCACGTGATGCGGCGCACCGTCGAGCTGGCGGCCGGGGCGGGCGTGGAGATCGGGGCGCATGTCGCCCTGCCGGACGTGCTCGGCTTCGGCAGGAGGCGGATGGCGATCACGGCCGATGAGCTCCGCGATTGCGTCCTCTACCAGGTCGGAGCCCTCCGCGCCTTCGTGGAGGCGGCCGGGCTTCGCCTCGGCCATGTCAAGCCCCACGGGGCGCTCTTCGCCATGTGCGGGGAGAGCGAGGAGTACGCGCTGGCGCTGCTGGGCGCCATGCGCGCCCTCGATCCGGCGCTCGTCGCCATCCTCGGTGGGCCGGCGGTGGCGGCCGCCGTGGCGGCCACCGGGATGCGGGCCGTGCCGGAAGGGTACGTGGACCTCGCGTATCAGCCCAATGGTTTCCCGGTGCTCGAGCGGGCCAAGCAGTCCTGGGATCCCGCCGAGGTGGCGGACCGCGCCGTGCGCATCACGCGGGAGCGCAGGCTGCCGGCTGTGGACGGCTCCGTGCTGAGCGTGGAGGTGCCGACGATCTGCGTCCATGGGGATGCCCCGAACGCGCTGGAGGTGGCCCGGGCTGTCCGGGCGCGCCTCGCGGCCGAGGGGATCGAGGTCGTCCCCCTGACGCGCATGCTGACCGAGGAGACGTGA
- a CDS encoding DUF507 family protein yields the protein MSRERLFTLADRIVAELGTTEGVVIKALADERTRGHLRTEVFRVLEDEAKLEDSIDQEVRRTLSSYARPSPEGSAEWEVLYHKTRDEVFRRRFRL from the coding sequence ATGAGCCGGGAACGCCTCTTCACCCTGGCCGACCGCATCGTGGCCGAGCTCGGGACCACGGAGGGCGTGGTCATCAAGGCTCTGGCCGACGAGCGGACGCGCGGCCATCTCCGCACCGAGGTTTTCCGCGTGCTGGAGGACGAGGCGAAGCTCGAGGACTCCATCGACCAGGAGGTCCGCCGCACCCTGTCCAGCTATGCCCGCCCATCCCCCGAGGGGAGCGCCGAATGGGAGGTGCTCTACCACAAGACGCGCGACGAGGTGTTCCGGCGCCGGTTCAGGCTATGA
- a CDS encoding HD-GYP domain-containing protein: MAGHVALAQALSYARDLKVLHQASRARERELAQANQRLRAAHRQTLRYAEDLKRTHGRVERVFLHSLQALAHALEARDQYTRGHSERVAALGRSLALAAGLAAPVAELLAQAARLHDLGKIGIPEVVLRKPGPLTAAEWETMREHPLTGARILAPLEFFVEGASIVRHHHERQDGSGYPDGLLGAGIPLGARIVAVVDVYDALTSDRPYRPGLSHEAALRRLQRESGRTLDGDLVTLFVGLVGDAPPARAL, encoded by the coding sequence ATGGCCGGACACGTAGCGCTGGCCCAGGCGCTGTCCTATGCTCGGGACCTCAAGGTTCTCCACCAGGCCTCGCGGGCCCGGGAGCGCGAGCTGGCCCAGGCCAATCAGCGACTGCGGGCGGCGCACCGCCAGACGCTCAGGTACGCCGAGGACCTCAAGCGGACGCATGGGCGGGTCGAGCGTGTCTTCCTCCACAGCCTCCAGGCCCTGGCCCATGCCCTGGAGGCGAGAGACCAGTACACGCGGGGCCATTCCGAGCGCGTGGCGGCGCTCGGCCGCTCGCTGGCGCTCGCGGCGGGGCTGGCCGCGCCGGTGGCGGAGCTGCTGGCCCAGGCCGCGCGGCTCCACGATCTGGGGAAGATCGGCATTCCTGAAGTGGTGCTGAGAAAACCGGGGCCCCTCACCGCGGCGGAGTGGGAGACCATGCGCGAGCACCCGCTGACCGGCGCGCGCATCCTCGCCCCGCTCGAGTTCTTCGTCGAAGGGGCGAGCATCGTCCGCCACCATCATGAGCGGCAGGACGGCTCGGGGTACCCCGACGGACTCTTGGGAGCCGGCATCCCCCTGGGCGCCCGGATCGTTGCTGTGGTGGATGTGTACGACGCCCTCACCTCGGACCGGCCGTACCGGCCCGGCCTCTCTCACGAGGCCGCGCTGCGGCGGCTCCAGCGTGAATCCGGCCGCACGCTGGACGGCGATCTCGTCACGCTGTTCGTGGGTCTCGTGGGCGATGCGCCTCCTGCACGCGCCCTTTGA
- a CDS encoding UbiX family flavin prenyltransferase, giving the protein MRRIVVGLSGASGAIYGIRLLDLLRGMAGVETHLVISEAAKRTIAEETDRSLRDVEALATRRYSDRDIGAAIASGSFTTDGMVIVPCSIKSASAVAHCAASTLLARAADVTLKEGRPLILVVRETPLHLGHLRVLTACCEMGAVILPPMPAFYNRPKHIDDLIDHTLARVLDRLRLPHRLVPEWQGTAPSAEPPGASPARG; this is encoded by the coding sequence ATGAGACGCATCGTCGTCGGGCTCAGCGGAGCCTCCGGTGCCATCTACGGCATCCGCCTCCTCGACCTGCTCCGGGGCATGGCCGGGGTCGAGACCCACCTCGTCATCTCCGAGGCCGCCAAGCGCACCATCGCCGAGGAGACGGACCGGAGCCTGCGGGACGTCGAGGCGCTGGCCACGCGGCGCTACAGCGACAGGGACATCGGTGCGGCCATCGCCTCTGGCTCCTTCACCACCGACGGCATGGTCATCGTCCCCTGCAGCATCAAGTCGGCCTCCGCGGTGGCGCACTGCGCGGCGAGCACCCTCCTGGCGCGGGCGGCGGACGTCACCCTCAAGGAAGGCCGGCCGCTGATCCTCGTGGTGCGCGAGACGCCGCTGCATCTCGGGCATCTCCGCGTGCTCACGGCCTGCTGCGAGATGGGGGCGGTGATCCTGCCGCCCATGCCCGCCTTCTACAACCGGCCGAAGCACATCGACGACCTCATCGATCACACCCTGGCCCGGGTGCTCGACCGCCTGCGCCTGCCGCACCGGCTGGTGCCGGAGTGGCAGGGTACCGCTCCCTCGGCTGAGCCTCCGGGCGCCTCGCCCGCGCGCGGGTGA
- a CDS encoding allophanate hydrolase subunit 1, producing MIYTQARYRPLGDLYLTVEFGDELSLPLNFRVIALDSALKAHGLAGVTEAIPTNRSLGIVYDPFTVSRQELVARLEDLEREVQEIEALPSRHVTIPIWYDDPWSRDCAAAHGAPNNVEFLAEINSMTAAEVIRTHSGTDHWVSAVGFTPACYQAMPLDPSKALTAPKYQRPRRWTPERILCIAGQLTSFYPIASPGGYQLLGRTPVELYDPRQRNPAFAEGPVLPRVGDRHSYVPIDEATYWEIRREVEAGVYRYQIREETFNLREYLARRGHA from the coding sequence ATGATCTATACCCAGGCGCGGTACCGGCCCCTTGGGGATCTGTACCTGACCGTGGAGTTCGGGGACGAGCTGAGCCTCCCGCTCAACTTCCGGGTGATTGCCCTCGACAGCGCCTTGAAGGCCCATGGGCTTGCCGGGGTGACCGAGGCTATCCCGACCAACCGCTCGCTGGGCATCGTCTACGATCCCTTCACCGTGAGCCGGCAGGAGCTGGTCGCCCGCCTCGAGGATCTCGAGCGGGAGGTGCAGGAGATCGAGGCACTGCCCTCCCGGCATGTCACCATCCCCATCTGGTACGACGACCCCTGGTCGCGGGACTGCGCCGCGGCCCATGGGGCTCCGAACAATGTCGAGTTCCTGGCCGAGATCAACTCCATGACGGCGGCAGAGGTGATCCGCACTCATTCGGGGACTGACCACTGGGTCTCGGCCGTGGGCTTCACCCCGGCCTGTTACCAGGCGATGCCGCTCGATCCCTCGAAAGCCCTCACCGCCCCGAAGTACCAGCGGCCGCGCCGCTGGACGCCGGAGCGGATCCTCTGCATCGCCGGCCAGCTCACCTCCTTCTATCCCATCGCCAGCCCCGGAGGCTATCAGCTGCTGGGCCGCACGCCGGTCGAGCTCTACGACCCCCGGCAGCGCAACCCGGCCTTCGCCGAGGGCCCTGTGCTCCCGCGTGTGGGCGATCGCCACAGCTATGTGCCCATCGACGAGGCCACGTACTGGGAGATCAGGCGCGAGGTGGAGGCCGGGGTCTACCGGTACCAGATCCGCGAGGAGACGTTCAACCTGCGGGAGTACCTCGCGAGGAGGGGCCATGCTTGA
- a CDS encoding MFS transporter, translating into MPGRFAPGSDPWLFGLCLSRVGGFMVYISYAAALPVLQREWQMSATAAGSIASSFQIVYALSLLGCSELADRIGARRVFVAASWASAATAMLFALVARGYWSGLLSYTLLALALGGTYTTGILLVAEHVPVARRGRAMGYLLGGHSLALALALVLTGVAIPRGGYQLAFVLTCLGPVLGGLMVWAVTRQTPNRVAKRSADQKITGAVLRNRRAMLVITGYTWHAWELLGMWAWTPAFLAACLAASGVASAQAAGLGSSVSGLFHITGMVASLAAGVLADRFGRTQVIFVMAALSALCSLVFGWLIGGPVWIVVAVGLVYGFAALGDSPIYSTAITEVVAPAYRGAALALRSLTGYGAGAAAPLVFGWVLDLHGGGGGGAAGWGWAFVTLGAAGVLAAASAVALHRLPEAHALRRGGQVLKTAT; encoded by the coding sequence ATGCCGGGGCGCTTCGCCCCCGGAAGCGATCCCTGGCTGTTCGGGCTCTGCCTGTCCCGGGTCGGCGGCTTCATGGTCTACATCAGCTATGCGGCGGCCCTCCCCGTGCTCCAGCGGGAGTGGCAGATGTCGGCCACTGCTGCGGGCAGCATCGCCTCGAGCTTCCAGATCGTCTATGCGCTCTCGCTCCTCGGCTGCTCCGAGCTGGCCGACCGCATCGGGGCGCGCCGCGTCTTCGTCGCCGCCTCCTGGGCCTCGGCAGCGACCGCCATGCTCTTCGCCCTCGTCGCACGGGGCTACTGGTCGGGGCTCCTGTCCTACACGCTGCTGGCGCTGGCCCTCGGGGGGACCTACACGACAGGCATCCTGCTCGTGGCCGAGCACGTCCCCGTCGCGCGGCGCGGGCGGGCCATGGGGTATCTGCTGGGCGGCCACTCCCTGGCTCTCGCGCTGGCTTTGGTGCTCACCGGCGTGGCCATCCCGCGCGGGGGCTACCAGCTGGCCTTCGTCCTCACCTGCCTCGGCCCCGTGCTGGGCGGCCTCATGGTCTGGGCGGTGACGCGACAGACGCCCAACCGCGTGGCGAAGCGGAGCGCCGACCAGAAGATCACGGGTGCGGTGCTGCGCAACCGCCGGGCGATGCTCGTGATCACGGGCTACACGTGGCACGCCTGGGAGCTGCTCGGCATGTGGGCGTGGACCCCGGCCTTCCTGGCTGCCTGCCTGGCCGCCTCCGGCGTCGCCTCGGCTCAGGCCGCGGGCCTCGGCTCATCGGTGAGCGGGCTCTTCCACATCACCGGGATGGTGGCCTCGCTCGCCGCCGGTGTGCTCGCCGACCGCTTCGGCCGGACGCAGGTCATCTTCGTCATGGCGGCGCTGAGCGCGCTCTGTTCGCTCGTCTTCGGCTGGCTGATCGGAGGTCCGGTCTGGATCGTCGTGGCAGTGGGGCTCGTCTATGGCTTCGCCGCACTCGGGGACTCACCGATCTACTCGACGGCCATCACCGAGGTCGTGGCGCCCGCCTACCGCGGCGCCGCGCTGGCGCTGCGCTCGCTCACCGGCTATGGGGCGGGGGCGGCGGCGCCGCTCGTCTTCGGCTGGGTGCTCGATCTGCACGGCGGCGGGGGCGGCGGCGCTGCTGGCTGGGGCTGGGCCTTCGTCACGCTGGGGGCCGCAGGGGTGCTGGCCGCCGCCTCGGCCGTGGCCCTTCACCGCCTGCCGGAGGCCCATGCCCTGCGCAGAGGGGGTCAGGTCTTGAAAACCGCCACGTAG
- a CDS encoding biotin-dependent carboxyltransferase, with amino-acid sequence MLEVLAGGLQSTIQDVGRPGYLATGMPPSGPADRFSLGIANLLVGNDPGGPYLVGRRPGAAGIEVLLSGLKLRVLAETAIAGTGADLSATLNGRPLPMWQCLRVQPGDELAFARARSGARAYLAVAGGIDVPLFAGSRATNVRAFVGGVEGRPLKAGDLLRSFPASRPASELEGRRLRSDLLPALGDRWRVRVVLGPQDDLFLPESIETFLAHDWRLSPTSDRMGCRYIGPPLAFRSRPAYLVEQAGADPSNIVDDTIPVGGIQVPGGVEPIVLHVDGPSLGGYAKIATVISADLRQVGQTRPGQITRFEAVSTDEAVLALRALEGSIAETSIITP; translated from the coding sequence ATGCTTGAGGTGCTGGCCGGCGGGCTCCAGTCCACGATCCAGGACGTCGGCCGCCCCGGGTATCTGGCGACGGGCATGCCCCCGTCGGGACCGGCTGATCGCTTCTCCCTCGGCATCGCCAATCTCCTCGTCGGCAACGATCCCGGCGGCCCCTACCTCGTGGGCCGGCGGCCGGGTGCGGCCGGTATCGAGGTCCTCCTCTCGGGGCTCAAGCTCAGGGTGCTCGCCGAGACGGCGATCGCCGGCACGGGCGCCGACCTGTCGGCGACGCTCAACGGCCGTCCACTGCCCATGTGGCAGTGTCTGAGGGTGCAGCCGGGCGACGAGCTGGCCTTCGCCCGGGCGCGGAGCGGGGCGCGGGCCTATCTGGCTGTGGCCGGTGGCATCGACGTCCCGCTCTTCGCCGGCAGCCGCGCCACCAATGTCCGCGCCTTCGTCGGCGGCGTGGAGGGACGGCCGCTCAAGGCGGGCGACCTGCTCAGGAGCTTTCCAGCGAGCCGTCCGGCGAGCGAGCTCGAGGGGCGGCGGCTGCGGTCAGATCTCCTCCCGGCCCTTGGCGACCGCTGGCGGGTGCGGGTGGTCCTGGGCCCGCAGGACGACCTCTTCCTCCCCGAGAGCATCGAGACCTTCCTCGCCCATGACTGGCGCCTGTCGCCCACCTCAGACCGGATGGGCTGCCGCTACATCGGGCCGCCCCTTGCATTCAGGTCCCGCCCGGCCTATCTCGTGGAGCAGGCGGGGGCCGATCCCTCGAACATCGTGGACGACACGATCCCGGTCGGGGGCATACAGGTGCCCGGCGGGGTCGAGCCCATCGTGCTGCACGTGGATGGCCCGAGCCTCGGCGGCTATGCGAAGATCGCGACGGTGATCAGCGCCGATCTCCGCCAGGTGGGCCAGACGCGCCCCGGCCAGATCACCCGCTTCGAGGCGGTGTCCACCGACGAGGCCGTCCTTGCCCTCCGGGCGCTGGAGGGCTCCATCGCCGAGACGAGCATCATCACCCCCTGA
- a CDS encoding DUF507 family protein — protein MGRKDELAGRMAEAVLKRLVGRRLIETRDEARARDAVRRILSENLLAEEKLDADARALMQDHAKEIRDSAYDYNRLFTLVKGKLARERGFTL, from the coding sequence ATGGGGCGCAAGGACGAGCTGGCGGGACGGATGGCGGAGGCGGTGCTCAAGCGCCTCGTGGGGCGAAGGCTCATCGAGACGAGGGACGAGGCCCGAGCCCGTGACGCCGTCCGCCGGATCCTGTCCGAGAACCTCCTGGCCGAGGAGAAGCTCGACGCCGACGCGCGGGCCCTGATGCAGGACCACGCCAAGGAAATCCGGGACTCGGCCTACGACTACAATCGGCTCTTCACCCTGGTCAAGGGCAAGCTGGCCCGGGAGCGGGGGTTCACGCTGTGA
- a CDS encoding VTT domain-containing protein, translating to MSLADLIRWGGYTVLVAIVFCETGLLVGFFLPGDSLLITSGLVAAAGTLDIWWLNLLLMAAAIAGDSVGYAIGRRTGPRVFTREDSLLFNRRHLVRTREFYERYGGKTIVIARFVPIIRTFAPVVAGVGQMRYRRFVFYNVFGGVGWVASMTWAGYLLGSVIPNISNYIHLVVGIVIVLSVIPIAVEILRARR from the coding sequence ATGTCCCTGGCCGATCTCATCCGCTGGGGCGGCTACACCGTGCTCGTCGCCATCGTCTTCTGCGAGACGGGGCTGCTCGTGGGCTTCTTCCTGCCGGGCGACTCGCTCCTGATCACCTCCGGGCTCGTCGCCGCGGCCGGCACGCTCGACATCTGGTGGCTCAACCTCCTGCTCATGGCGGCCGCCATCGCCGGGGACAGCGTCGGCTATGCCATCGGCAGGAGGACCGGGCCCCGGGTCTTCACCCGGGAGGACTCCCTCCTGTTCAACCGCCGCCACCTGGTCCGCACCCGCGAGTTCTACGAGCGCTACGGCGGCAAGACGATCGTCATCGCCCGGTTCGTGCCCATCATCCGCACCTTCGCGCCCGTGGTGGCGGGGGTGGGGCAGATGCGGTACCGGCGGTTCGTCTTCTACAACGTCTTCGGCGGGGTCGGCTGGGTGGCCAGCATGACCTGGGCGGGGTACCTGCTGGGCAGCGTGATCCCGAACATCTCGAACTACATCCACCTCGTGGTGGGCATCGTCATCGTGCTCTCCGTGATCCCCATCGCCGTCGAGATCCTCAGGGCCAGGCGCTAG
- a CDS encoding glycosyltransferase family 2 protein, whose amino-acid sequence MTSAPELSIVVPVYNEEDNLPLLWPELREVMAGTDLRYEVVFVDDGSQDRSAEIVRDFREQDPRVRLVRLKANAGETAATDAGLRTARGRWVVVMDADLQNDPHDIPAMLGHLEHWDAVTGWRVNRGAGDSLVRRLSSRIANRVRNALSDETIQDSGCTFRAFRRECLADLVLYKGFHRFIPTLLKMRGFRVLEIPVNHRPRRFGQSKYGIGNRAFRAFYDLLVVRWMKDRLLRYEVAEDLAGDDSAPR is encoded by the coding sequence ATGACGAGCGCGCCCGAGCTGTCCATCGTCGTGCCCGTGTACAACGAGGAGGACAACCTCCCGCTCCTGTGGCCCGAGCTCCGCGAGGTCATGGCCGGTACCGACCTGCGCTACGAGGTCGTGTTCGTGGACGACGGCAGCCAGGACCGGAGCGCCGAGATCGTCCGCGACTTCCGCGAGCAGGACCCGCGCGTGCGGCTCGTCAGGCTCAAGGCCAATGCAGGGGAGACGGCCGCCACGGACGCGGGCCTCAGGACCGCGCGCGGCCGCTGGGTGGTCGTGATGGACGCCGATCTCCAGAATGACCCGCACGACATCCCGGCGATGCTCGGCCATCTCGAGCACTGGGATGCCGTGACGGGCTGGCGCGTGAATCGCGGGGCCGGCGACTCCCTCGTGCGGCGCCTCTCCTCGCGCATCGCCAACCGGGTGCGCAACGCGCTCAGCGACGAGACGATCCAGGACAGCGGTTGCACCTTCCGCGCCTTCCGGCGCGAGTGCCTCGCCGACCTCGTGCTCTACAAGGGCTTCCACCGCTTCATCCCCACGCTCCTCAAGATGCGGGGCTTCCGCGTGCTCGAGATCCCGGTCAACCACCGTCCGCGCCGCTTCGGCCAGTCCAAGTACGGCATCGGCAATCGCGCTTTCCGCGCCTTCTACGACCTCCTGGTGGTGCGCTGGATGAAGGACCGGCTCCTGCGCTACGAGGTCGCCGAGGATCTCGCGGGCGATGACAGCGCGCCCCGATGA
- a CDS encoding response regulator — MTTILVADDEPPILELIRFTLEDEQVRVVEARGGLEALRVAQAVRPELCFLDVRMPDLDGLALCRLLRQDPALAGSRIVMLTAASQEADRVRGLAAGADGYLTKPFSPLALYSLVRSLLPEAVAWPDT, encoded by the coding sequence ATGACCACCATCCTCGTGGCGGACGATGAGCCCCCGATCCTCGAGTTGATCCGCTTCACCCTGGAGGACGAGCAGGTGCGCGTGGTCGAAGCCAGGGGCGGCCTCGAAGCCCTCCGCGTGGCCCAGGCCGTGAGGCCTGAGCTCTGTTTCCTGGACGTGCGGATGCCGGACCTCGACGGCCTCGCCCTCTGCCGGCTCCTGCGGCAGGATCCGGCGCTGGCCGGCAGCCGGATCGTCATGCTCACCGCGGCCAGCCAGGAGGCCGATCGTGTCCGGGGCCTCGCGGCGGGGGCGGACGGCTACCTGACCAAGCCTTTCTCCCCGCTGGCGCTTTACTCATTGGTCCGATCGCTCCTGCCCGAGGCGGTGGCATGGCCGGACACGTAG